The nucleotide window TGATTTTTATGAGGATATGGCTGATGTTGATTTTAGCGGTAAAGTTTGCGCTTCATTCGGTTCAGGCGATACTTTTTATGATGAATATTGTTTAACCGTTGATTTAGTTGAAACTCGTCTCAAAGAACAAGGTGCTACCGTTCCAGTTGCTGGTTTAAAAGTAGATCTTGACCCTGACGAAGAAGATGTTGTTCGCGCAGAAAGCTACGCAAAAACATTTGTTGACGCATTAAAAGGATAAATTCCAGACAAGCATTCCTCGGAGTGCTTGTTTTTATTTAGGAAAAATTAAATTTAACAAAAAGCACCGTACAATGGTTGCTTTACCACATTAATTGAGATACAATTCTCGTATTGAATAAAAAAATTGGAGTGATTAATTATGACCGTATTTAGTGAAAAATTAGAAAAGTATGCAGAATTGATTGTAAAAGTTGGTGTAAATGTACAACCTGAACAGAAAGTGGTAATTATGGCTCCAGTTGATGCTGCCCCACTTGTAAGACTTATTTCAAAGTATGCCTTTGAAGTTGGTGCAGAAGACGTTATTATGGATTGGCGCGATGAAGTATTAGGCGCTTTACGTTATAAAAATGCTCCAATGCGTGTTTTTGAAAGCGCACCGCTTCACCGTGTTGCTGAAAAAACAGAACTTGCTAAAGAAGGTGCTTGTTTTATTTCGATCACTTCTGATGACCCTGATATCCTTAACGGGGTTGATAGCAACAAAATCTCCACATTCCAAAAAACAATGGGCGCAGCGATGAGTGAGTTTCGTGAGTTAATGCAAGCCAATGTAGTAAGCTGGACGGTTGTTGCAGCCGCTTCACAAGGCTGGGCAGCAAAAGTTTTCCCAGATTTAACTCCAGAAGAACAAATAGCAACACTTTGGGAAGCGATTTTTGAAACAACGAGAATCAATACCGAGAATCCCGTAGAAACTTGGAAAAACCACGACAGAACCCTAGCTGCAAAAGCAGACAGTTTAAATGAAAAACAATTTACTTCGTTACATTATACAGCTCCTGGAACAGACCTTACT belongs to Listeria ivanovii subsp. ivanovii and includes:
- a CDS encoding aminopeptidase produces the protein MTVFSEKLEKYAELIVKVGVNVQPEQKVVIMAPVDAAPLVRLISKYAFEVGAEDVIMDWRDEVLGALRYKNAPMRVFESAPLHRVAEKTELAKEGACFISITSDDPDILNGVDSNKISTFQKTMGAAMSEFRELMQANVVSWTVVAAASQGWAAKVFPDLTPEEQIATLWEAIFETTRINTENPVETWKNHDRTLAAKADSLNEKQFTSLHYTAPGTDLTIGLPKNHLWVGAGSKNKKGHEFMANMPTEEVFCCADKLKVEGYVSSTKPLSYAGNIIDDFKITFEKGRIVGVEAASGEEILKDLIATDEGSHYLGEVALVPDPSPISQSGILFYNTLFDENASNHLAIGSAYAFNVKGGEEMSREELEAAGVNNSLTHVDFMIGSSKMDIDGVTESGEVVPVFRNGDWAF
- a CDS encoding flavodoxin, yielding MTKVMIVYASMTGNTQEIADILGEELEKYDIEVEIEECISVDPEDLLEYDGALIGGYTYDDGQLPDEFVDFYEDMADVDFSGKVCASFGSGDTFYDEYCLTVDLVETRLKEQGATVPVAGLKVDLDPDEEDVVRAESYAKTFVDALKG